From a single Nicotiana tabacum cultivar K326 chromosome 8, ASM71507v2, whole genome shotgun sequence genomic region:
- the LOC107814273 gene encoding uncharacterized protein LOC107814273, translated as MIMASGGKGMLEKGKRCLKIVYFMVAMLASLLVLSAPLLVAIGDVLVPSVLISSFTCMKCYSFKEHLRRYAFKSSLTDIPLVSVMRSLIITCVYSLCDGPALSHGPYLATVTFCSIISVILLSIKACVFSVNSYLEIEASSSISRQKLHLKKSWGMPVLFLSSVVFALGHTVIAYRTSCRARRKLLFHRVDTEAVLPCKVVFSAYSKVPRSPIPASKTRTESEMRRKLAGSAHEEGEIPAILLADVDSSFISCLGLSLHYKLCLPGSPYCSLSSTTSSASPLHVLSKSDYRIRRSYSSQFHTNSLYVPLLDVSPTSPVLSGEIPSFSLDETGDEDEIGKLGSSPPIRDVEGNNQFGIVLVHGFGGGVFSWRNVMGELAQQVGCAVTAFDRPGWGLTSRPRQRDWEENQLPNPYRIDSQVDLLLSFCSDMGFTSVILVGHDDGGLLALKAAQRVQSSANSINVHIKGIVLLGVSLSRELVPAFARILLRTSLGKKHLVRPLLRTEITQVVNRRAWYDATKLTTEVLGLYKAPLCVEGWDEALHEIGKHSSETVLSPENAAQLLKTVESLPLLVIGGAEDSLVPIKSVQIMASKLVNSRLVAISGCGHLPHEECPKALLAAMSPFINRILVEPQLQH; from the exons ATGATAATGGCCTCAGGAGGGAAAGGAATGTTGGAGAAGGGGAAGAGATGTTTGAAAATTGTATATTTCATGGTGGCGATGTTAGCGTCGCTGTTGGTACTATCGGCGCCACTGCTTGTGGCAATAGGGGATGTATTGGTACCAAGTGTGTTGATTTCGAGCTTCACGTGCATGAAATGTTACAGTTTCAAAGAGCATTTGCGTAGATATGCTTTCAAAAGCTCCTTGACGGACATTCCTCTCGTTTCTGTCATGAGATCTCTTATCATCACCT GTGTTTATTCTTTGTGCGACGGCCCTGCACTTTCACATGGACCATACCTTGCAACGGTTACATTCTGTTCCATCATTTCCGTGATTCTTCTTTCTATCAAGGCTTGTGTTTTCTCTGTCAATTCATACCTGGAGATTGAAGCTTCATCTTCAATCTCGAGACAAAAGCTTCATTTGAAAAAGTCATGGGGGATGCCCGTGTTGTTTCTTTCTTCGGTAGTCTTTGCTCTTGGACATACTGTAATTGCCTACAGAACAAGCTGTCGTGCAAGGAGGAAGCTTTTGTTTCACCGAGTTGACACAGAAGCT GTCCTTCCTTGCAAAGTTGTTTTCTCTGCATACAGTAAGGTACCACGATCTCCAATTCCTGCGAGTAAAACTAGAACTGAGAGTGAAATGAGGAGAAAACTTGCAGGATCAGCTCATGAGGAGGGGGAAATCCCTGCTATATTGCTTGCTGATGTTGACAGTTCATTCATTTCTTGTCTTGGGCTCTCTCTTCATTACAAACTTTGCTTGCCTGGCTCACCTTACTGTTCTTTATCCTCCACAACTTCTTCTGCTAGTCCGTTGCATGTTTTGTCAAAAAGTGATTATCGTATTCGGAGGAGCTACAGTAGTCAATTTCATACCAACTCTCTCTATGTACCTCTTTTAGACGTGTCTCCAACTTCCCCAGTCCTGTCTGGAGAAATCCCTAGTTTCAGCCTAGATGAAACTGGTGATGAAGATGAAATTGGTAAGTTGGGGTCTTCACCTCCAATACGAGATGTAGAAGGAAATAATCAGTTTGGAATTGTTCTAGTTCACGGTTTTGGAGGTGGGGTTTTCTCTTGGAGAAATGTGATGGGTGAGCTAGCTCAACAGGTAGGTTGTGCAGTCACTGCCTTTGACAGGCCAGGATGGGGATTGACATCTAGGCCACGTCAGAGAGACTGGGAGGAAAATCAATTGCCTAATCCGTACAGGATCGATAGTCAG GTTGACCTGCTCCTCTCTTTCTGTTCGGATATGGGTTTTACTTCAGTTATACTTGTTGGTCATGACGATGGTGGATTGCTTGCTCTGAAGGCTGCACAAAGAGTTCAGTCATCCGCAAATTCGATTAAT GTCCATATCAAGGGGATTGTATTATTGGGTGTTAGCTTGTCAAGAGAACTGGTTCCAGCCTTTGCAAGGATATTACTGCGTACTTCTCTTGGAAAAAAGCACTTGGTGCGTCCACTATTGCGAACAGAAATTACTCAAGTTGTTAATAGACGTGCATGGTATGATGCCACCAAGTTGACAACGGAAGTTTTGGGCCTATACAAG GCACCATTATGCGTTGAAGGATGGGATGAAGCACTCCATGAGATAGGAAAACATTCATCTGAAACAGTCCTCTCACCAGAAAATGCGGCGCAACTGCTAAAAACAGTTGAAAGTTTACCACTTCTGGTGATTGGAGGTGCTGAAGATTCACTTGTACCTATAAAATCTGTTCAAATAATGGCATCAAAACTTGTAAATTCT AGACTGGTCGCCATATCTGGCTGTGGACATCTTCCACATGAGGAATGTCCCAAAGCATTGCTAGCAGCCATGTCGCCATTCATCAATAGAATTTTAGTGGAACCACAACTGCAACATTAA
- the LOC107814272 gene encoding BIIDXI-like protein At5g11420, protein MKKAAIFLVLLCATIHVCSSQKDGILPNGNFELGPKPSQMKGTKVVNRHAIPNWEISGYVEYIKSGQTQGDMLLPVPVGDYAVRLGEDASIKTKVKVTKGVFYSLSFVFARTCAQEEKLNVSVSPNSEPNDWGMLPMQTMYSSDGWDSYSWGFLAEANEIDVVIHNPAVEKDPACGPLIDFVALKALKTPKRPKGNMLKNGNFEEGPYIFPNTTWGVLIPPNIEDDHSPLLGWMIESLKAVKYIDAEHFTVPEGKRAVELVAGRESAIAQVVRTRPGKVYDLIFSIGDASNSCEGSMLVEAFAGKITMQFPYESKGKGGVKRSRLRFTAISPRTRVRFLSTYYHMKSDNSGSLCGPVVDDVRLVGVRNPRHP, encoded by the exons atgaagaaagcagCCATATTTTTGGTGCTGCTCTGTGCCACCATACATGTTTGTTCATCTCAAAAGGATG GAATATTACCAAATGGCAATTTCGAGCTAGGTCCAAAACCATCCCAAATGAAAGGCACAAAAGTGGTAAACCGTCACGCTATTCCTAACTGGGAAATATCAGGGTACGTAGAGTACATTAAATCAGGCCAAACACAAGGTGACATGTTACTTCCAGTGCCTGTTGGAGATTATGCAGTTAGACTTGGGGAAGATGCTTCAATAAAAACCAAAGTAAAAGTAACAAAAGGAGTATTCTATTCTCTTTCATTTGTATTTGCAAGGACTTGTGCACAAGAAGAGAAACTCAACGTATCTGTATCGCCTAATTCTGAGCCAAATGATTGGGGAATGTTGCCTATGCAAACTATGTATAGTTCTGATGGTTGGGATTCTTATTCTTGGGGTTTCTTGGCTGAGGCTAATGAAATTGATGTTGTGATTCATAATCCTGCAGTGGAAAAGGATCCAGCTTGTGGTCCACTCATTGATTTTGTTGCTCTTAAGGCTTTGAAAACTCCTAAAAGACCAAAAG GCAACATGTTGAAGAATGgaaattttgaggagggtccatATATATTTCCTAACACAACATGGGGTGTTCTAATTCCTCCCAACATTGAAGATGACCATTCTCCATTGCTAGGATGGATGATTGAATCTCTTAAAGCAGTAAAATACATTGACGCTGAACACTTCACCGTGCCCGAGGGCAAGCGCGCCGTCGAGCTCGTGGCCGGAAGAGAGAGTGCCATAGCACAAGTAGTGAGGACTAGACCTGGAAAAGTATATGATCTTATTTTCTCAATTGGAGATGCTAGTAATTCTTGTGAAGGATCTATGCTTGTAGAAGCATTTGCAGGGAAAATTACTATGCAATTTCCTTATGAATCTAAAGGCAAAGGTGGAGTCAAAAGGTCTAGGCTTAGGTTCACAGCAATTTCTCCACGTAcgagagttaggtttttgagcaCATATTATCATATGAAGAGTGATAACTCTGGCTCTTTGTGTGGTCCTGTGGTTGATGATGTGAGATTGGTTGGAGTTCGCAATCCCCGTCATCCATAG